Proteins from one Candidatus Neomarinimicrobiota bacterium genomic window:
- a CDS encoding 3-oxoacyl-ACP reductase FabG translates to DIAGPIMFLASDLARHITGEILNVNGGGVLCG, encoded by the coding sequence GGACATCGCCGGACCGATCATGTTCCTGGCCAGCGATCTGGCCCGGCATATTACTGGTGAAATCCTGAACGTAAATGGGGGCGGTGTGTTGTGCGGGTGA
- a CDS encoding FAD-dependent thymidylate synthase, which produces MPASEATGKPIAVTASIPSMLNPEATTATAPEVKLTKAFITPFKNVLATARTCYSGKGIIGDEHINLEEGSRDRALAQAIYQAGHHTTFQHAQFQFALSNVSRHFVWSFLHSHPFYNSEQVSQRYVRLNKNSFYIPPLTGSALELYQDTINMQMAAYRELREGLFEIAKAEYFRIFPARAKQPDRYKQTILKKTQEAARYVAPVATLSYLYHTISGITLLRYWRVCQQADVPYEQQQVVGRMVQAVLEYDPGYELILQEPLGQEDFVEFPWLEESPAPSPGFKEEFDASLGGRISRLVDYKADGERVLASAVREVLGRTNAELNDEEAIALALDPGKNPTYGEVLNLTTHAKLTRTLYHPGYTFRKKLSHTADSQDMRHRLTPASRPILATQLSDEPDVVTPALIQAHEPSQKRYWETMSRTWEAIGKLKRLGISQEFANYLLPNAVAVRFTESADLLNLHHKHRMRLCYNAQEEIWRASVHEAKQVREVHPRIGKYLLPPCTLRQMAGARPICPEGDRYCGVPVWKLDLSDYERLL; this is translated from the coding sequence ATGCCCGCCAGTGAGGCGACCGGGAAACCGATAGCTGTGACGGCCTCAATCCCATCTATGCTCAACCCGGAAGCAACTACCGCAACCGCTCCGGAAGTCAAGCTAACCAAAGCCTTTATCACTCCCTTTAAAAACGTGCTAGCCACCGCCCGCACCTGCTATAGCGGCAAGGGAATTATCGGCGATGAGCATATCAACCTGGAGGAAGGCAGCCGCGATCGGGCCCTCGCCCAGGCCATCTACCAGGCCGGGCACCATACCACCTTCCAGCATGCCCAGTTCCAGTTCGCCCTCAGCAACGTCTCCCGCCACTTCGTCTGGTCCTTCCTCCACAGCCACCCCTTCTACAACTCCGAGCAGGTGAGCCAACGATATGTCCGTTTGAACAAAAATTCATTCTATATACCACCGCTCACCGGCTCAGCTTTAGAGCTCTACCAGGACACTATCAACATGCAAATGGCGGCCTACCGGGAGCTGCGCGAGGGATTATTTGAGATCGCCAAGGCCGAGTACTTCCGCATCTTCCCCGCCCGGGCTAAACAGCCGGACAGGTATAAGCAAACTATTCTGAAAAAGACCCAGGAAGCCGCCCGCTATGTGGCCCCGGTGGCAACCCTCTCCTATCTGTACCATACCATCAGCGGCATTACCCTCCTGCGGTATTGGCGGGTCTGCCAACAGGCGGACGTGCCTTACGAGCAGCAGCAGGTGGTTGGGCGCATGGTGCAGGCCGTCCTGGAGTACGACCCGGGGTACGAGCTGATCCTTCAGGAGCCCCTGGGACAGGAGGACTTTGTTGAGTTCCCCTGGCTGGAAGAGAGCCCGGCTCCGAGCCCTGGCTTCAAGGAGGAATTTGACGCCTCCCTGGGAGGGCGCATCTCCCGGCTGGTTGACTATAAAGCCGACGGCGAGCGGGTGCTGGCTTCAGCCGTACGAGAGGTGCTCGGAAGGACCAACGCCGAGCTGAACGATGAAGAAGCCATCGCGCTGGCCTTGGATCCCGGCAAAAATCCCACCTATGGCGAAGTGCTCAATCTCACCACCCACGCCAAACTCACCCGCACCCTGTACCACCCGGGCTATACCTTCCGCAAGAAGCTCTCGCACACCGCCGACAGCCAGGATATGCGTCACCGGCTGACCCCCGCCAGCCGACCCATACTGGCCACCCAACTCTCCGATGAACCCGACGTCGTCACCCCCGCCCTCATCCAGGCCCACGAGCCTTCACAAAAACGTTACTGGGAGACCATGAGCCGCACCTGGGAGGCCATTGGCAAGCTGAAGCGGTTGGGGATTTCGCAGGAGTTCGCGAATTACCTGCTGCCAAATGCCGTTGCGGTGCGCTTTACCGAGTCAGCCGACCTGCTCAACCTGCACCACAAGCACCGCATGCGACTGTGCTACAACGCCCAGGAAGAGATCTGGCGGGCCAGCGTGCACGAGGCCAAGCAGGTGCGCGAGGTACACCCCCGCATCGGCAAGTATCTGCTGCCACCGTGCACCCTGCGACAAATGGCCGGAGCCCGTCCCATCTGCCCTGAAGGTGACCGCTACTGCGGCGTACCGGTGTGGAAACTGGATCTCAGCGATTACGAGCGGCTGTTGTAA